In Lactuca sativa cultivar Salinas chromosome 5, Lsat_Salinas_v11, whole genome shotgun sequence, the DNA window AACCGGATCATGACGAATATACGTGATGGTCTAACACCAACTTGAAAGAAATCCGCCAATGAGAATAGTCTTAGAAAACTTGTTTAGTCCGTTGTCCTTTGTAACAACCACAATCTAAGTTAAATGCCACATTCAGGCATCACATACTAGTGTAAAAACATAAATGCCTTTTTTCATCCTAAACATTAAAAATAACcctaaaaactaatttatttcGTTGTCCTTTGTAACAAGTCCAAGTTCAAACATGTAAAACGTAAATCTCGCTTTCATCATTATCATTGAAAACAATCTCATAAAGTGAAGTCCCGAAGTCTAACAACATACACACACAGTTCAAAGTAAAGACATAAATACCCCTTTCATCTTTATCATCGAAAATAGCTTCAGAAAACTTGTTCAAACCATCATCCTTCATAACAAAAGCAATTTGAATGAAGTCTCAAGTTCAAACAACATGAACATCACTTCTATGAGGATATTCTAATCATACCATGCATATCAAGATAACTTAATgcaaatacacaaacatcatacCAAGAATTTAAGATAACTTTATCATCATgatatcataaaaaaaaaaaagtagcaaACAACAAATTCATACAAACCAAGCTTCCCTCCCTCTTGGAATTGTGGAATTCCGGCCATTTTACCTTTTTATTAAACATCCACAAAAACCAAGAGACTCAGGGCATCATCATCATAATCATAACACTTGAAATCCACAAGTCTACATCAATCaataaaaccaaaaccaaaaccaaaaccattGGTCAAAATGGTCAGAAAACagtttggttgttgttgtatttTTGAAAGATATGTTTTACATGAAATCCTCTTCGAGTTCTTGTAAGGACTTGTGGGTTGATGCAATCTCTTTATTGGAAGTCATTTTGTCAGCCACCATTAGATTTTTGTAGCTCCTCACCTCCGCTTGTCTCTCTTTTTCAAGCCTTTCCATCTCCTCTCTCCTTTTCTGTACAAATATCAAAGAAAAGCACTTGTACTTTCACCACTTTATCATTTAAGCGTCTAAATCGATAAAACGGTGAAAGTTCAAGGGCTTTTATGTAAAATATAATTCCACATGTTATTAATATACTCACTTTGTCTCTCAGCTGCTGCTTCCTCTCTGCCCTTTCTGCAGCATTAACTGCTTCACGCTCAGCTACAAACAAACAACATGAAAATTAACTCATGACAACATAAATGATTAAATTATAATGAAAATAACAATATTCTTAAGTACACCTTTTACTATTCATTTTACTaaaaccaacatattttttttaaaattgattATCTTGATAAAATTTCTGTTAAAATAACTAAACTAGAAATAAAGAGtggaagtatgttgctattttaagTACCTTTCAGATCAGGTTTTCTTTCCACTTTTGTCCTGTTCAATCTATTAACTACCTCATTTATTCGCTTCTCCACCCTCACAGTGCGcacctaaacacacacacacaaaaaaaacttTCTATTTTTAGTAACTTTGAtgtgttttttttaatcaaaaataaaaatagaaatgaaGTGACTCACAGCTTTATTGTTATGGAAGCCAACTTGACCTACATCCATGGATGGAGTCTTCTTTAAGTTTTGCCAAGGAGTATAAACAACATCAATGTTGTTCACTTTATTTCCTGtcaaaaaaaatatgtaaagaaaataaaatttatGATAAAGTAAAGGGTAATATGGGTAATAATAAAAATGTTTGATTGTTATATAAGACTGGACTTGCCTTGGATGGAATTTGCTTTGACAAGTTGAACACAATCTTCAAGAAGTCCTTCAGAAATGTCATCAATTGTTTGACCTTTACGCATCCTTAGATAAACATGGGCAGAAGACATTTTGTCCACATGGAACCTGAGGTAGAAAAAACCCTGTATGATAAACTAGATATAAGGTGAAAATAATTAATCCAAAAAAAGAAATTTCTAGTTTTTGTGCCCGAATTAGACCCAAGAAATTTGTATAGTTAAAGCCTTAAAGGAAAATCTCATTTCCCTAGTTTCCTTTATTAAGTCGTTCTTTCTGCATTGAGTCAAAAAGAACAACAAAAAGATGTAGGTATGTTAGCAAATTAAATCTTGATTCTATTGTGTTGTGCTAAAGAATATAAAAGAAAAGAAGATTGTAAGATAAAAGAGATTACAACAATCAGAAACTGTAAGACATTCATATGACTTAAAATCTTTTGATATTCAATttactaaaaaaaataattttaactttttaacaaAGAAAGAAACATTAACATCTTCATTAAACTGAATTATGTGATGTAACAAAGAAATAAACTTTACTGACTACATTCACCTCTGTGAGTTGTGGATTGAGGATGTGTTAGTAATCATTTACAAACCCGACCATATTAGAAATTAGAAATGAGTCTAAGAAGCTTGCTACTTATTGCAATTTGGGTAATGTAAGAGCACAATTTCACAATCCCTTTCCAACAATACTATTACCTTCACAAAAGCTAAAGAAATAGTAAATTTGATCGACATGCGTATCCATACCGATTAAAATGGACAATTCAGTACACATAGAAGCAATCGGATCAAGAACATTAATGAACAATCATCCAGTTTACATAAGCGTAGACCCTCACCCACAGATACTGATTCCTTAACGTTTTAAATTATGTGAATTACGAAGTTAATGAAAGAGATAGAGAGGGGGAGGGTGTATACCATATATCTTCCGGAAACCCGTATTTGATGAGTTCTTCGTTCTCGAATTTGTCAAGACCCATGAAGATGGTGTAGTCTCCGGCTTCTGGTCGGGCTTTGAAGTAGAACACCATCTTCGCTCTCTCGGCTCTCCACAAAGGAGACTCTTTTCTCTTTTCCTCTTTCTAGGGTTTGCGTTTGGGAAAAGAGGAGAGACGATGACTCCTTATTGCTTTATTTTGTCGATCAAAAATTGAAAAGAATCAAAACGCGTAGTTCACGGCCTTTACTTTATATTATGGATGGGAATGTTCGGATTCAAAACAACGGGTCGGATACACATTCAAACTTGAGAAAATTCggtaaatgacaaaaaaaaaaaaaaaaaaaaaaaaaaaaaaaaaaaaaagaccatgAAAATAAGGATTTCGGAATCTGACCATAGTATCTCCAGAGCACCCTCTGCGGATCGAGTAAGCCCTCTGAGGAAATGGATCATCTCTGCGGATcttgggtttttaattttttttttcgttttttaatattaatttttttaatcacataaggtattatgtgattattatgtaaaaatttgacaaaaaaatgttaaaaataatgaACTTATGTTTAATATCAGTCCACAGAACTGTTTGGGAATCCACATAACTGTTATCAGCGGATCAGTGTACACATCTACGGACCAGTGTATAAATTGTCATACCGGTTAAATATTGTATCAACTCACTCCGGTATTGAAAAATATAGAAACGGCCTCCAATGCACCAACTTCAATGCAAATATAGAAACTTGAAGATGAACtcatattataaataaaaaaaatgcaactctttataaaaaaatcaacGATCATCTATGACTATTTATACACTCGTCAACTCCTTAGAGTTTTTTGTCCGTCCGTAGAGCTATCTTTAACCAATAATTGTGATCCAtgtattaaatttttttattaaaaggtaaatattaataattaaaagGTACAcagtatttattaaaatataacaaCGTCAACGGACCAAAACTAAGGTTAACATAAAAGTAAATAGAAACTAATATTAGTTGTCATCCATGCATTACAATTCAAGTAAATTGTCATGGAGGTAAGACAACAACACTTTTAACTGATATTTTCCAATGCATAAGGTTTGGAATAGGATTCACCATCTCAGTTTGATAAGCATTTTGATACACCGCAGTAGTTAACTTATAATTTACCATAAGTTGGATTTCTTCAATTTCAAACCTTTGTAGTGATGTTATAGCGTGATGACAAGGTATGCTACACTTTTGCCATTTCCCGCAAGTACAAATGTCACGATCTAATTGCACGGATTCGGTGGTTAAATACTTACTCACTTCATATATGTCGCCAACAATATGCCTAACCCTACAACCATCGGAGTTGATAAATCCTTTTTGAAGCACCTTAGGTGCATAAGGGGTCAGAAGACCATAAAATTCCCATTTGAAATTAACTGAATCACCAAATAAAATTATGATgcaataatttatattaaaacatatcATTATTACTTCCGAATGCAGCACGTTGACCATACACTCCTTGCATGAAGTCATGGACCATTTGAATGATTGTTGTTATTGGTAACTCATGCTTGTTTGTCATTATCCAATTGACGACATCGGGAATGCCAATGAATTTCACATTGAAACGTACTTTAGGGAAAAATGCCCGTACCCATTTTGCAATGGCAATATTGTCAAGCCAGTGAAGATCATTCTCATTCACCTCATTTTGTAAGGTGTTCAAACTCCCATAAAAATCAAACACATTATACCTTTTGCATGTCTTCCAGAACAACTGCTCCACAACTATATTGTTTCCGGTGGAAGCCCATATTTTCTCAGCTATATTTTTACAACAATAACCATGATGTGAATCAGGATATACTCTCTGTACTGCGAAGTCTATAGAGTCAGACATATGGCTTATGAAACCAACTTCCATATTGTCACCTAAACATTCTTTCAACCTTCTCATGAACCATACCCATGACTCATCACAGTTTATGGTTCCCAAAGCAACTACTATAAGTAGGGTttcatgatttccatctaaagcAACCGCAATGTACATGAATGCTATGTAAGTCCCAATTAGAGGTACGTGACAAACGAATATGATTGGTATCATAGACGTGAGTAGGCATGAGCGTGGGACGGAACCGGTACCGACCCGTCCCGTTCCCGATTTCCTGAATATCGAATTTGATCGGAAGTCAATCTCGAGTATCGAACCGAATTAACATCACGAGTACCGGTACTAGGAATGGTACCGATTTAGGTACTAGTACCGGTATCGGTGGTACCGATTCCCGAATTTCATATATTTGGAGTACCAAATACCATTCCATATTTTTAAATTCGGTACGGTTCGGTACCGGTTCCAATACGGTATCGATACGGGATCGGGATTTGGGACAAATTGCTCATCCCTAGACGTGAGAAACGTACGAAGCTGTAATAAAAGATAAGAATAGTAGCTAGTTAACAACTTCAAATAACCAAAAATTTAGTATAACGGATTACATACCACACATCCCAATGCCACAAACCAAAATTGGAAAttgtcacacctcaaaaccaagaacggcggaaacgttctggggcggaggacgtcatgtaaagtatcacaacatagtaaaagtaaacaagcaaacaacatcatccattgcattaaatatataattttaatacaagcgtgtctgtatagttatagacaccaaaaataatgtgaatcaaaataataagatgagtcttggatgcgctccatcttctcaaaagctggcttCGGTACCTGTccactgatgacctgagaatacaagttattttgaaagagtttatcagcattaagctggtgagttcataagtattttagtgtcgttgtttgtatcaaaatgtttgaacatCGTTTTAAACAATAGCTTGTAAACATTGGtaataaaagtatgtgaatgtttgtacgtgtttgtaaaagtttgaatctctcagaaaaacctatattttctaattaaagtagccttctaccaaggcttcaCTGTTTTGTACGTTcgtttatcgtaaaagtgtgtaattttcccaagtgtaattatcattatcaaaatatagtttgtacatttttgtttaagtgaaatgatcacaaaatgtatataaaggataaactactgtagtactgtagtgttgtaatataggaactactactgtactaacttgtgacaatccgaaatttccattttgtacgaaccttgactattcaatagaagctagtccagtttcaatgaacttcagacttttccgaataagtttgtgtacattagggtttacaattaaggagatatcaggagagtggatgctcatgagtttgtgaaacttgagcatttcaacacttcatcatgttagagtccaattccagaataaaatattttctgccaaaatatttcaggactataaatagatttctgaactaaatatttcattattcacatttccaactagagaaaagccaatttctctctcacggatcttcgggttttcatcccaaatcgtgagtctactttcctagatgtgttttaatgcatgttatatgcttaataacatagtttAGTTGTCAAAATtgtaagatccgggagtttaccgcccaagaacgttcttggggagtaaactccaaaacgaagcctaaaagctacctagtcccatttccttgttaggtaactagataaggacattatgtatgatcttttaaggctagaacacaatcaagaacacttagcttttggagtttacggcccaagagtttcttggaccgtaaacaccatttttcaagggcttaaagtgccctaaacaccccttaaGGCTTTAGACAATAACCCTCTAATACTTgtaacttgaatggggagtaaattacatcaaaatcatccctaaaggggagtttatggccaagaaatactcttgggccgtaaactccaagtaaaggcaccaaagtgtgcctaaagtcccctttagccttaaacaaaagtctaggatttatcctttgtgtgcaagaggcttaaaagaattaaaacacccaccccataggagtttatggccgtaaaatctaggggatatggtctttaggccgtaaactcctcaaaggagcattctaaggccctaaactacctaaaggattaaaccaccaatgctaggcttattctagaattcatttaacacttcaaaacacccaaaaccaccaagtcaagagttcacggccgtaaactcaagggtttacgaccgtaaactccaaaggtggggtttgttgggtggtaaactcatatacaaggtcatttggtacattaaacccctttagccttgtcccgtagcaacttagatgcaaccattaggacctataacacttatacaaagtgtttacatgttcctaagtgtcccaacttatttcattaggttattatttggctaattagttatatatatgcttattatatgataactaggcccgtgcgtgtgaacaagtctccgtttgccacctagcacggtatcagacactacaatccaaaccactcaccacatgtgagttcataccccctttaattaacctttgaaatgattttaaatgttttaaatactttatggggggggggaatacaagttcaatgcttatagttattgaaaccaatcacatgtgattgcattaatcacatgtgattaataactagaaaaccaatgattttatcactgttcaaactgtgtatcaaactgctttactttgaaatgttttacaaactcttttacttaccaaataatattgtttaaactttgttatacttcttataaattgcatgcccatgtatgtatagatatataagaaatgtttaaagggcttaggaaggccatccgccctatttcctttttctcgatttggatgtggtctggtgggatttcgggtgaccatccgaaggtcatttcaatattagttatataccaattatacatatatagacataaaagtacttccatattcatgcgtactatacacattactagtaagttaccatcggggtaacacaggatcatactactacaactgttagatcaatgagtcagttcattcatgagtctatacattacattactactaaaacatatacaactatactaggaggagaacatatacaactatactagaacgagaaacattacattacatatacaagaatacgttaacaattgtgatccactgtatcggagcatgccttaaatgtcatggcccgagttgtagccagaattctcttggagggagagcgtgagtttgcgtatagatctatactggattgactatcctacaccttgctgctagctacagtcggacctgcag includes these proteins:
- the LOC111885860 gene encoding uncharacterized protein LOC111885860 isoform X1, with the protein product MVFYFKARPEAGDYTIFMGLDKFENEELIKYGFPEDIWFHVDKMSSAHVYLRMRKGQTIDDISEGLLEDCVQLVKANSIQGNKVNNIDVVYTPWQNLKKTPSMDVGQVGFHNNKAVRTVRVEKRINEVVNRLNRTKVERKPDLKAEREAVNAAERAERKQQLRDKKRREEMERLEKERQAEVRSYKNLMVADKMTSNKEIASTHKSLQELEEDFM
- the LOC111885860 gene encoding uncharacterized protein LOC111885860 isoform X2, coding for MGFFYLRFHVDKMSSAHVYLRMRKGQTIDDISEGLLEDCVQLVKANSIQGNKVNNIDVVYTPWQNLKKTPSMDVGQVGFHNNKAVRTVRVEKRINEVVNRLNRTKVERKPDLKAEREAVNAAERAERKQQLRDKKRREEMERLEKERQAEVRSYKNLMVADKMTSNKEIASTHKSLQELEEDFM
- the LOC111885849 gene encoding uncharacterized protein LOC111885849; translation: MYIAVALDGNHETLLIVVALGTINCDESWVWFMRRLKECLGDNMEVGFISHMSDSIDFAVQRVYPDSHHGYCCKNIAEKIWASTGNNIVVEQLFWKTCKRYNVFDFYGSLNTLQNEVNENDLHWLDNIAIAKWVRAFFPKVRFNVKFIGIPDVVNWIMTNKHELPITTIIQMVHDFMQGVYGQRAAFGINFKWEFYGLLTPYAPKVLQKGFINSDGCRVRHIVGDIYEVSKYLTTESVQLDRDICTCGKWQKCSIPCHHAITSLQRFEIEEIQLMVNYKLTTAVYQNAYQTEMVNPIPNLMHWKISVKSVVVLPP